tgatgaaaagcaaaataaccATGCATTACTAATGTGCGATTTCTATTAGCTTAGATTATATTCCAAAAATGTTGAGATGAAGCTGTTAAGAACTACAGATTTGACTTACTGTTCTGTTCATCACTATGATAATGTGAGGCGTTTTTTCACTTTTACAACCATATCATCAATAAACTATTGAATAATAAATAGAAACGTGGGCCTGAACAGCCAATTTAGGATTGTACATTACTTATAACTAATCACTTTCCCATTCCAGTTAATACAAGGTTTTTGTATTAAGTCTGCATTCTCGTTTTGACTTTACATAGAGCTCTTTGAAACTGATTGTGCCCTATGATTCCCACCATCATCTAAGCTACTAAAATTTCAAGGTTCTTACCTATGGTAGAACTTCATATCAATCCTCTATTACTAATATTAGGTTCTTCTTAAATGAAAGCTCACAACTGTTCTTATATTTTACAGATGTTCCTTATTTAAATTCATCCATATGGCACATTATTATTTCCACCTTTCTAGAGGAAAAATtatgacactttaaaaaaaattgcaacagtAAGTGGTTATTTCATAGCAGCATTACATAGTATATAGTCCCCACCTGTTTTAGGCATAACTGTTGTCCCTTTAACAGCTGtgtaataaaaaaacagaaaaatctgaagaTATATTAAAGAAATTGAGCTATTGAAATTCCTGCTTGTTATGTCACTATTAAGACATGAAAGTCATAGGTGGTAACCTGAATGGCTGAACAATAGTATTTACATTACATTTACTTTCCACTTTACACTTTACATCTGTTGAATTATTTACAGTGAATTTATGTCACatagaaagaatgagaaaagagAATTTTTTACAAACAGAACCAAAACTCTGTCTTTACAGAAAAATTGAAATTTGGtgtagatgcttttttaaaaaatggtgaaatTACAACATGTTGCTGTTTAGAGACAAAACATGCATGTTTTAGTGGCAGATATGAAAACATTTCAATGTTTTGATATGACCTTGCCCCCATTTAGCCCTCCAAACAGTTATCTTCCAAATATGATTCACATAATCTATAAAACGACTGAAAAAAGGTGGAATGGTCTCCAGTAATTAATTAAACCTGCTGGAACTGCAAAGAAAGTGAATTCTAACTTTGGCAATAAgtagcaaaagtgaaaaaaatattggcATTTTGTTATATCTGCCTATTTGGCCAAAATCTTTAACAAGAGCAATATGAAGAACtgataatgttttaaaaaaaattgatatgcTCTTGATTTTTCTATGAAACATTTTAAAGGAGGAAGCTTAACACTGAAGGCACTTTGTTGGTTTCATTGCCTTAACTCCTCCAACTAATTTAATTTTGACCTTGGGAAACAACAATGAATGGGATAACACAATATAATTATTTGAGAAAGTTTAAGAAACTGAATTAAGTCAAATGTCAAGTTTCAAATTCACTCTTTAAATTAGGTactatatttaaaaatgaaaaaggacCATTTAAGGCATCTTTAAAAATCCCTGTATGGCTTTGATTTGCCAAAATACATTgctaaaaagagaaaagaagtaaGACTGAACATAAAGTATTCATGGACTCAAGATTCTGATTACAATACACAGAGCACAGGATCACTAATACATCTCCATTTGTGATGGAAGAACATGAAAAAGCAACTCAAAATTTATCTTATAGTAGATGGTAGCCCAGAGGTTTGTGCTGAAGTAACATAGAGAGAACTATTATCAGGGTGGGAAGAAACTACAGGATTTCCATTGGTAGATGGACACCCAAGTTTCAATTTTTCCAGATACTCTGCATGTACAGGTTTGTGACACTGAAGGACCTTGATTGCATCTTCAACTTTAAAccattctctcttccttcctgtgAGAATAGAAGGATAGTATTTTAAGATTCAACTTATTTGAAACTTCACTAATACTATGAGTCATttaggtgagatgggtggtataGAAATTCATTAAGTAAACAAACTTCCTTGATTTCATTATTTAACAATGTTGCATATAAAAATGACTTAAAACATTCCAGAAATTTCAGATCTATTCTTAAAATACGGGCAACACCAAGGTAACATAgtctaatacaggtaatccttggcttTCAACAGTTTATTATTTGGTGACCAAAGTTATGATGTCATTGAAAAAAGTTTtgacagtttttcacagttaAAAGATTGTTGCAACTCTCCATGgccacaagatcaaaattcataCACTTGACaattgagtcatatttatgaccaaTGCAGTGTCCTACGGTTATGTGATTGAACCTTTTGCGATTCCTAACAagcgaaatcaatggggaagccagattcttaacaactgtgttactaacttaagaactgcaataATTCACTAAACTTTTacaaagatcgtaaaatggggcaaaattcatttaaatatcttacatagcaacagaaactttgggctcaattgtggtcgtaaattgaggactacctgtattccacaGAACATGATGGCTAAAAAGAAGAAGCCTTCAAAAAGTTATCAAACTTGCTTGTGAGATAGCTagccctttccatattccataaCAGGTATATATTCTATATGATTCAGACTTCAAGAT
This genomic interval from Thamnophis elegans isolate rThaEle1 chromosome 7, rThaEle1.pri, whole genome shotgun sequence contains the following:
- the NUDT4 gene encoding diphosphoinositol polyphosphate phosphohydrolase 2 isoform X3, whose amino-acid sequence is MEPEEEPGGAAVREVYEEAGVKGKLGRLLGIFEQNQDRKHRTYVYVLTVTEILEDWEDSVNIGRKREWFKVEDAIKVLQCHKPVHAEYLEKLKLGCPSTNGNPVVSSHPDNSSLYVTSAQTSGLPSTIR